A section of the Nitrospirota bacterium genome encodes:
- a CDS encoding DEAD/DEAH box helicase — protein sequence MSFEKMGLSPEILKALKSKNYVDPTPIQSKAIPVIMQGKDLIGCAQTGTGKTAGFTLPVLNRLQKGKSPSLRALVLVPTRELAMQVHDSVKTYGSNLRLRTALVYGGVGIYPQKEALRRGVDILIATPGRLMDHMRQRTVSFKNLEVLVIDEADRMLDMGFIADIRTIIKSIPQQRQTLLFSATMPAEIQRLANEILKQPEVVEVARQGTPASGVRQVVYPVDVTRKSDLLVHLIEKEQMSRVLVFTRTKNRAEKLATHLNRKGSMAEAIHGDKSQRERTQALQAFKNGDVQVLVATNVAARGLDVKEISHVVNYEMPDAPEDYVHRIGRTARAEKTGDAISLVSSCERESLRNIEKYIGTKIRQVVMDGFANSDLGQKLAARAEPSFKTRARRPGRSRRPSYSGYTKG from the coding sequence ATGTCGTTTGAAAAAATGGGGCTCAGCCCCGAAATCCTCAAGGCTTTAAAGAGTAAGAATTATGTGGACCCTACACCCATTCAGTCTAAGGCCATCCCTGTCATTATGCAGGGAAAGGACCTGATCGGTTGTGCACAGACCGGTACCGGAAAGACCGCAGGATTCACCCTTCCAGTACTTAACAGGCTTCAGAAGGGGAAGTCGCCATCGCTTAGGGCGCTGGTACTTGTTCCGACCCGTGAACTTGCCATGCAGGTGCATGATAGTGTGAAAACTTACGGTAGTAACCTCCGTCTGCGTACGGCCCTTGTCTATGGAGGTGTCGGCATATATCCACAGAAAGAGGCGTTGAGACGAGGGGTGGACATACTTATCGCAACACCAGGCAGGTTGATGGACCACATGCGCCAGAGGACCGTTTCGTTTAAGAATCTGGAAGTACTTGTGATTGATGAGGCAGACCGTATGCTTGACATGGGATTCATTGCCGATATACGGACCATTATTAAGAGTATCCCCCAGCAGCGCCAGACACTTCTGTTCTCCGCCACTATGCCAGCTGAGATACAGAGGCTTGCTAACGAGATTTTAAAGCAACCTGAGGTTGTTGAAGTAGCACGTCAGGGTACTCCTGCATCAGGTGTCAGACAGGTTGTCTATCCTGTGGATGTAACACGCAAATCCGATTTGTTGGTTCATCTGATTGAAAAAGAGCAGATGTCGAGGGTGCTTGTCTTCACGAGGACTAAAAATCGTGCGGAAAAGCTGGCAACACATCTTAACCGCAAAGGGAGTATGGCAGAGGCTATCCATGGTGACAAGAGCCAGCGGGAACGTACTCAGGCACTTCAGGCCTTCAAAAATGGAGACGTACAGGTGCTGGTTGCAACGAATGTGGCTGCCCGCGGACTTGATGTCAAAGAAATTTCTCACGTGGTGAACTATGAAATGCCTGACGCCCCTGAGGATTATGTCCACAGGATTGGGCGGACTGCACGTGCAGAGAAAACAGGCGATGCAATTTCACTGGTTTCTTCATGTGAGCGTGAAAGCCTTCGCAACATTGAAAAGTATATTGGAACAAAGATTCGTCAGGTCGTGATGGATGGTTTTGCAAACAGTGATTTAGGACAGAAGCTGGCTGCCAGGGCTGAGCCTTCTTTTAAGACAAGGGCCAGGCGACCAGGTCGTTCAAGACGTCCATCATATAGCGGTTATACCAAAGGTTAA